The following are encoded together in the Streptomyces sp. NBC_01465 genome:
- a CDS encoding DUF4331 domain-containing protein, with protein sequence MTAITRTARGRRSLAALTCGALAAGGLAAAGVKALEPGAAQASSHREAPLISGQPQYDNTDVYAFVSPDRPDTTTLVANWLPFEEPAGGPNFYKFAPDAQYDIHIDNNGDGQGEFVYRWTFKDHTKNGNTFLYNTGAVKTVDDPDLNFTQTYDIDLLRLDNQRLVSDTKIARDLPVAPSNVGKASMPDYKSLRDQAVKRLSDGSTAFAGQADDPFFLDLRVFDLLYGGDLSEVGKDTLKGYSVQSVALQIPTAKIRQSASQPTIGVWSTTQRKNAQGGWTQVSRLGNPLVNEVVVPMKDKDRFNASAPWNDGQFLPYVTKPELPKLIEAIYKIKAPKEPRNDLVSVYLTGVKGLNQPPGVRPAEELRLNTAIRPTASPKRLGVLDGDNAGFPNGRRLTDDVIDISLQAVEGELVGNKNDLGDAVNANDQQFGSSFPYLALPASGSQGPLAKKGSGSSSGNSTDSRMSGSTALTGSSGGAGGTNDTLLIASAAGAGGGVLLIGLGLAWWRMRRRSLLG encoded by the coding sequence ATGACCGCAATCACCAGGACCGCGCGGGGACGCAGGTCCCTCGCCGCGCTCACCTGTGGTGCGCTGGCCGCCGGGGGGCTCGCCGCCGCCGGCGTAAAGGCGCTCGAACCGGGGGCCGCGCAGGCTTCCAGCCACCGGGAGGCTCCGCTGATCTCGGGGCAGCCCCAGTACGACAACACCGACGTGTACGCCTTCGTCAGCCCCGACCGGCCTGACACGACGACACTCGTCGCCAACTGGCTGCCCTTCGAGGAACCGGCGGGCGGGCCGAACTTCTACAAGTTCGCCCCGGACGCCCAGTACGACATCCACATCGACAACAACGGTGACGGACAAGGGGAGTTCGTCTACCGGTGGACCTTCAAGGACCACACCAAGAACGGCAACACCTTCCTCTACAACACGGGCGCGGTGAAGACCGTCGACGACCCGGACCTCAACTTCACCCAGACCTACGACATCGACCTGCTCCGCCTCGACAACCAGCGGCTCGTCTCCGACACGAAGATCGCCAGGGACCTGCCCGTCGCCCCGTCCAACGTCGGCAAGGCGTCGATGCCCGACTACAAGTCGCTGCGCGACCAGGCGGTGAAGCGGCTCTCCGACGGCTCCACGGCCTTCGCGGGCCAGGCCGACGACCCCTTCTTCCTCGATCTGCGGGTCTTCGACCTGCTGTACGGGGGCGATCTCTCCGAGGTCGGCAAGGACACCCTGAAGGGGTACAGCGTCCAGAGCGTCGCCCTGCAGATCCCCACGGCGAAGATCCGGCAGTCGGCGTCCCAGCCGACGATCGGCGTCTGGTCGACCACCCAGCGCAAGAACGCGCAGGGCGGCTGGACCCAGGTCTCGCGGCTCGGCAACCCGCTGGTCAACGAGGTCGTCGTACCGATGAAGGACAAGGACAGGTTCAACGCGTCCGCGCCCTGGAACGACGGGCAGTTCCTTCCGTACGTGACCAAGCCCGAGCTCCCGAAGCTCATCGAGGCCATCTACAAGATCAAGGCGCCCAAGGAGCCGCGCAACGACCTCGTCTCGGTCTATCTGACCGGGGTCAAGGGCCTCAACCAGCCTCCGGGGGTCCGGCCCGCCGAGGAACTGCGGCTGAACACCGCCATCAGGCCGACGGCCTCGCCCAAGCGGCTCGGGGTCCTCGACGGCGACAATGCGGGCTTTCCCAACGGGCGCCGGCTCACCGACGACGTCATCGACATCTCGCTGCAGGCCGTCGAGGGTGAACTCGTCGGCAACAAGAACGACTTGGGCGATGCGGTGAACGCCAACGACCAGCAGTTCGGGAGCAGCTTCCCGTACCTCGCACTGCCTGCCTCCGGCTCGCAGGGTCCGCTCGCGAAGAAAGGCTCGGGCTCCTCTTCCGGCAACAGCACCGACAGCCGGATGTCGGGCTCGACCGCGCTCACCGGGTCCTCCGGCGGCGCGGGCGGCACCAACGACACCCTGCTGATCGCCTCGGCGGCCGGCGCGGGCGGCGGAGTGCTGCTGATAGGCCTCGGCCTGGCCTGGTGGCGCATGCGCCGCCGGAGCCTCCTCGGCTGA
- a CDS encoding tetratricopeptide repeat protein, producing the protein MSLYETDSGSRRFVSRRAVAVGGAAAAVAVAISAAGIVAGGGPAAPSATGDFAPGTGVAALQAHLRAQPRDAPAWARLGAAYVEQARTTGDPGRYPQAQQALARSLSVQPRGNDAALAGRAALAAARHDFTGALRDARAALALNPYSQGALAVRIDALVELGRYGAASTAAEEADRRRPGVPVFTRLAYVHELRGDVAGARRILTQALGTATAPGDRAYVATALGQLAWSQGEYGAALDHFTTALRADPRHLPALEWRARTGGSVPGMEAVVARYPLPAELVALGELYEAGGRPADARRQYALISTWTALARAGGVNTDLDTALAEAEHGSAAEGLRAARAEWARRHTVHTADVLAWALYRSGRAREALPYAVKAAAPGYRNAAFLFHRGMIERAAGEPRAARRSLSTALALNSRFSPTGSRQARAALEAL; encoded by the coding sequence ATGTCCCTGTACGAGACCGACTCCGGGAGCCGTCGCTTCGTGTCACGCCGCGCGGTGGCCGTGGGCGGAGCCGCCGCGGCCGTCGCCGTCGCGATCAGCGCGGCCGGGATCGTCGCCGGAGGCGGTCCGGCCGCCCCGTCCGCGACCGGGGACTTCGCGCCCGGCACGGGAGTCGCGGCGCTCCAGGCCCACCTCAGGGCACAGCCCAGGGACGCCCCGGCCTGGGCCCGGCTCGGCGCCGCCTATGTGGAGCAGGCGCGGACCACCGGTGACCCGGGGCGCTACCCGCAGGCCCAACAGGCCCTCGCCCGCTCTCTTTCCGTACAGCCGCGGGGCAATGACGCGGCGCTCGCGGGACGTGCGGCCCTCGCCGCCGCGCGGCACGACTTCACGGGGGCGCTGCGCGACGCGCGGGCCGCCCTCGCCCTCAACCCCTACAGCCAGGGCGCTCTCGCCGTCCGCATCGACGCGCTCGTCGAACTCGGCCGCTACGGGGCCGCGTCGACCGCCGCCGAGGAGGCCGACCGCAGGCGGCCCGGCGTCCCGGTCTTCACCCGGCTCGCGTACGTCCACGAGCTGCGCGGTGACGTGGCGGGCGCGCGCCGGATCCTCACCCAGGCGCTCGGTACCGCCACCGCGCCCGGAGACCGTGCCTACGTGGCGACGGCGCTCGGTCAACTCGCCTGGTCCCAGGGCGAGTACGGGGCAGCCCTCGACCACTTCACCACCGCGCTGCGCGCCGACCCCCGCCATCTCCCGGCCCTGGAGTGGCGGGCCCGCACCGGCGGCTCCGTACCCGGGATGGAGGCCGTCGTCGCCCGCTACCCGCTCCCCGCCGAACTGGTCGCGCTCGGTGAGCTGTACGAGGCCGGGGGCCGCCCCGCCGACGCCCGCAGGCAGTACGCGCTGATCTCCACCTGGACGGCGCTGGCCCGTGCGGGCGGCGTCAACACCGACCTGGACACCGCGCTGGCCGAGGCCGAACACGGCAGCGCCGCCGAGGGGTTGCGGGCCGCCCGCGCCGAGTGGGCGCGCCGGCACACGGTGCACACGGCGGACGTGCTGGCCTGGGCGCTGTACCGGAGCGGCAGGGCCCGCGAGGCACTCCCGTACGCGGTGAAGGCCGCCGCCCCCGGCTACCGCAACGCCGCGTTCCTCTTCCACCGGGGCATGATCGAGCGGGCCGCGGGCGAGCCACGCGCCGCCCGCCGCTCGCTGTCCACGGCACTGGCACTCAACTCCCGCTTCTCACCGACGGGTTCGCGGCAGGCGCGGGCCGCACTGGAGGCGTTGTGA
- a CDS encoding nickel transporter: MNGRRIVVAGAVALIASAALAGTAQAHPLGNFTVNQYDGLVVAAHELRVDHVEDLAEIPAAQAEPSVDRDGDRKLSPAELDTWSAARCTSAADRTRLTANGQRARLTTASHRAQVRPGQAGLNTLRVECRLTAALPAGRSTLTFHTPDAQGPGWREITARGDRTTLKASDVPEQSTSQRLTNYPQRLLSSPPSDTSATLTAAPGGPPLAADKPAGGAASVLPRGADRWTQALTGLVARHHLTFGFALLALATALLLGAVHALAPGHGKTLMAAAAAARGRHSRRDMVALGASVTVTHTLGVFALGALVAAGSAATPSVVSWLGVASGALVAGAGALLLRRAWRRRHQAHAHAHPHPHDHDHAHPHTHPTALSLRGTILLGFAGGMVPSPSAVLVLVGAAALGQAWFGFLLVIAYGAGLALTLTAAGFAAVRITEHAARRIATRRQHGGRLLALAHRAAPLSTAFVVFALGCGLLLRGASAAIT, encoded by the coding sequence GTGAACGGGCGGCGCATCGTCGTGGCGGGCGCGGTCGCCCTCATCGCCTCCGCCGCCCTGGCGGGCACCGCCCAGGCGCACCCGCTGGGCAATTTCACGGTCAATCAGTACGACGGACTGGTCGTGGCCGCCCACGAGTTGAGGGTGGACCATGTGGAGGATCTGGCCGAGATCCCGGCCGCGCAGGCGGAGCCCTCCGTGGATCGCGACGGCGACAGGAAACTCTCCCCGGCCGAGCTCGACACCTGGTCCGCGGCCCGCTGCACCTCCGCGGCCGACCGGACCCGGCTGACCGCGAACGGGCAGCGGGCCCGGCTCACCACGGCCTCGCACCGCGCCCAAGTACGACCGGGGCAGGCCGGGTTGAACACCCTGCGCGTGGAATGCCGGCTGACGGCCGCGCTGCCCGCGGGCCGCAGCACCCTCACCTTCCATACCCCCGACGCGCAGGGCCCCGGCTGGCGGGAGATCACCGCGCGCGGCGACCGTACGACCCTCAAGGCCTCCGACGTCCCCGAACAGTCCACCTCGCAGCGGTTGACGAACTACCCCCAGCGGCTGCTCTCCTCCCCGCCGTCGGACACCTCGGCCACGCTGACCGCCGCCCCCGGCGGTCCCCCACTCGCCGCGGACAAGCCCGCCGGCGGCGCCGCATCCGTACTCCCCCGGGGTGCGGACCGCTGGACCCAGGCACTGACGGGTCTGGTCGCGCGGCACCATCTGACCTTCGGTTTCGCCCTGCTCGCGCTGGCGACCGCGCTCCTGCTGGGCGCGGTGCACGCGCTCGCGCCGGGCCACGGCAAGACACTGATGGCCGCGGCGGCCGCGGCCAGGGGCCGGCATTCGCGGCGCGACATGGTGGCCCTGGGCGCCTCGGTGACCGTCACGCACACGCTCGGGGTGTTCGCCCTGGGTGCGCTGGTGGCGGCGGGTTCGGCGGCCACGCCGTCCGTGGTGTCGTGGCTGGGCGTGGCGAGCGGCGCCCTGGTCGCGGGGGCGGGGGCGCTGCTGCTGCGCAGGGCGTGGCGCCGCCGGCACCAGGCACACGCGCACGCGCATCCACACCCTCATGACCATGACCACGCACACCCGCACACCCACCCCACCGCCCTCTCCCTGCGCGGCACGATCCTCCTCGGCTTCGCCGGCGGCATGGTCCCCAGCCCCTCCGCCGTCCTCGTGCTGGTCGGTGCGGCCGCTCTCGGCCAGGCCTGGTTCGGTTTCCTCCTGGTCATCGCCTACGGAGCCGGGCTCGCCCTCACCCTCACCGCCGCCGGTTTCGCAGCCGTACGCATCACCGAACACGCGGCCCGCCGTATCGCGACACGGCGTCAGCACGGAGGCCGACTCCTCGCCCTGGCCCATCGCGCCGCCCCGCTGAGCACCGCCTTCGTGGTCTTCGCCCTCGGCTGCGGGCTGCTCCTGCGGGGAGCCTCGGCCGCGATCACCTGA
- the hmgA gene encoding homogentisate 1,2-dioxygenase, with amino-acid sequence MNGSEQARKTAESLTYSSGFGNEHSSEAVPGALPHGRNSPQRAPLGLYAEQLSGSAFTEPRARNRRSWLYRIRPSAAHPPYRRTDNGALRSAPFTESVPDPNRLRWNPLPEPAPGTDFLAGLWTVGGNGDTTQRTGMAVHLYHANLSMTDRVFSDADGELLIVPEHGGLLLRTEFGLLHAGPGQIALIPRGVRFRVELLDESARGYVCENYGSPFQLPDLGPIGANGLANARDFLAPTAAYEDVEGPVQVVNKYCGNLWTATYDHSPLDVVAWHGNHVPYVYDLHRFNVIGSISYDHPDPSIFTVLTSPSDTPGLAGVDFVVFAPRWLVGEDTFRPPYFHRNVMSEYMGLIDGAYDAKAEGFVPGGGSLHNMMSAHGPDRETFERASAAELKPQKIDDGLAFMFETRWPVTATAQAANADHLQPAYDDVWQGLQRHFRP; translated from the coding sequence ATGAACGGCAGCGAGCAGGCGCGGAAGACCGCGGAGTCACTCACGTACTCCTCGGGCTTCGGCAACGAACACAGCTCGGAGGCGGTTCCCGGCGCTCTGCCCCACGGCCGCAACTCCCCGCAGCGCGCGCCGCTCGGCCTGTACGCGGAGCAGCTCAGCGGGAGCGCCTTCACCGAGCCCCGCGCACGCAACCGCCGCTCCTGGCTGTACCGGATCCGCCCCTCGGCCGCGCACCCCCCGTATCGGCGGACGGACAACGGCGCCCTGCGCTCCGCCCCGTTCACCGAGTCGGTCCCCGACCCCAACCGGCTCCGCTGGAACCCGCTCCCCGAGCCCGCGCCGGGCACCGACTTCCTGGCCGGACTGTGGACGGTCGGCGGCAACGGCGACACAACTCAGCGCACCGGCATGGCAGTTCACCTCTACCACGCCAACCTCTCCATGACGGACCGCGTGTTCAGCGACGCGGACGGAGAGCTGCTGATCGTCCCCGAGCACGGCGGTCTGCTGCTTCGCACCGAGTTCGGCCTGCTGCACGCAGGCCCGGGCCAGATCGCGCTGATCCCGCGCGGAGTCCGCTTCCGTGTGGAGCTGCTCGACGAGAGCGCCCGGGGGTACGTCTGCGAGAACTACGGGAGCCCCTTCCAGCTCCCCGACCTCGGCCCGATCGGCGCCAACGGCCTGGCCAACGCACGGGACTTCCTCGCCCCGACGGCCGCGTACGAGGACGTCGAGGGCCCGGTCCAGGTGGTCAACAAGTACTGCGGCAATCTCTGGACCGCGACCTACGACCACTCCCCCCTCGACGTCGTCGCCTGGCACGGCAATCACGTCCCGTACGTCTACGACCTGCACCGCTTCAACGTCATCGGCAGCATCAGCTACGACCACCCCGACCCGTCGATCTTCACGGTCCTCACCTCCCCCTCCGACACCCCGGGCCTGGCGGGCGTCGACTTCGTGGTCTTCGCGCCGCGCTGGCTGGTCGGCGAGGACACGTTCAGGCCGCCGTACTTCCACCGCAATGTGATGAGCGAGTACATGGGCCTGATCGACGGCGCCTACGACGCCAAGGCCGAAGGCTTCGTCCCCGGCGGCGGCTCCCTTCACAACATGATGTCCGCGCACGGACCCGACCGGGAGACCTTCGAGCGCGCGAGCGCCGCCGAGCTGAAGCCGCAGAAGATCGACGACGGTCTGGCCTTCATGTTCGAGACGCGCTGGCCGGTGACGGCGACCGCGCAGGCCGCGAACGCCGACCACCTGCAGCCGGCGTACGACGACGTGTGGCAGGGTCTCCAGCGCCACTTCCGCCCATGA
- a CDS encoding GntR family transcriptional regulator — translation MSSFAPDSLVLNRKLPLWYQVSQSLRASILGRRPDDPLRLPTEEQLAAHYGVSVLTMRQALKELEEERLISRHRRRGTFIEPGARRSAPRRLLGSIDAIVAQQSGEQTTILGHGLGPVPGEIADHFPGLDEVVTYKRLRSDGESGEPTNWVENALRPEIAAALDLADLERWPMTKVLRDALGVRISRVTDTVEARLADPMTAELLCVPLLSPILHYTGVTYDEDGRVVDVARIRYRGDRFSFSVTVEAP, via the coding sequence GTGTCCTCGTTCGCGCCCGACTCGCTGGTCCTGAACCGCAAGCTGCCGCTCTGGTACCAGGTCTCGCAGTCGCTGCGCGCCTCGATACTGGGCCGCCGCCCCGACGACCCGCTGCGTCTGCCCACCGAGGAGCAGCTCGCCGCGCACTACGGGGTGAGCGTGCTCACGATGCGCCAGGCGCTGAAGGAGCTGGAGGAGGAGCGCCTGATCAGCAGGCACCGGCGGCGCGGCACCTTCATCGAACCGGGTGCGCGCCGCAGCGCCCCGCGCAGGCTGCTCGGCTCGATCGACGCGATCGTCGCCCAGCAGTCGGGCGAGCAGACGACGATCCTGGGCCACGGTCTCGGCCCGGTCCCGGGCGAGATCGCCGACCACTTCCCCGGCCTCGACGAGGTCGTCACGTACAAGCGGCTGCGCAGCGACGGCGAGAGCGGTGAGCCCACCAACTGGGTGGAGAACGCCCTGCGTCCGGAGATCGCCGCCGCGCTCGACCTCGCCGATCTGGAGCGCTGGCCGATGACGAAGGTGCTGCGCGACGCGCTGGGGGTACGGATCAGCCGGGTCACCGACACCGTGGAGGCGCGGCTCGCGGACCCGATGACGGCGGAACTGCTGTGCGTGCCGCTGCTCTCGCCGATCCTGCACTACACGGGAGTGACGTACGACGAGGACGGACGGGTGGTGGACGTGGCCCGGATCCGGTACCGCGGCGACCGTTTCTCCTTCTCCGTGACGGTGGAAGCGCCCTGA
- a CDS encoding type ISP restriction/modification enzyme, translating into MPWSVAPLRLGRGWVVAPDARTLRARWGALVAAQGAERERLFGPTRSRTTGSSVAALPGRSTGTGRLARESGPCPEPVRVAYGPYDEQWLIPDHRLIDAARPELWRVADGHQLFLVDDFTVASLLPAGSPGRIRPLYRRPGGAEPNLAPGLLPYLSERYGHDVTPEDVLAWCLAAGTAAVGLPAEPGAWAEGVAWGRELLRIQLRGARGGERPRLPGGRRPYVRAPLPARPTEVGHDPEEEALLVGAGRISPVPAGAWDFHVGDIRMLDLWFHRRTTADDLPDWPQEWTSELLELITVLTLLSELNASRPELTGPQLSRADLRAAGVLPVPPAARRPASVLDHHEEGPEGQFALL; encoded by the coding sequence ATGCCCTGGTCGGTGGCGCCCCTGCGCCTGGGGCGCGGCTGGGTGGTCGCTCCCGACGCACGGACGCTCAGGGCGCGTTGGGGTGCGCTGGTGGCCGCGCAGGGTGCGGAGCGCGAGCGGCTCTTCGGGCCCACCAGGTCCCGTACGACGGGGAGTTCGGTGGCCGCGCTGCCGGGCCGGTCCACGGGTACGGGGCGCCTGGCACGCGAGTCGGGTCCCTGCCCGGAGCCGGTCCGGGTGGCGTACGGACCGTACGACGAGCAGTGGCTGATACCCGACCACCGGCTGATCGACGCGGCCCGCCCCGAGCTGTGGCGGGTCGCCGACGGCCATCAGCTCTTCCTGGTCGACGACTTCACCGTCGCCTCACTGCTGCCCGCCGGGTCCCCGGGCCGCATCCGGCCGCTGTACCGCAGGCCGGGCGGGGCCGAGCCCAATCTGGCGCCGGGTCTGCTGCCGTATCTGAGCGAGCGGTACGGGCACGACGTGACCCCCGAGGACGTACTGGCCTGGTGCCTGGCAGCGGGCACGGCGGCGGTGGGACTGCCCGCCGAGCCCGGGGCGTGGGCCGAGGGCGTCGCGTGGGGGCGGGAGTTGCTCCGGATCCAGCTGCGCGGCGCACGCGGCGGCGAACGCCCCAGGCTGCCGGGCGGCCGGCGCCCCTATGTGCGGGCGCCGCTGCCCGCCCGGCCCACCGAGGTCGGCCACGACCCCGAGGAAGAGGCGCTGCTCGTCGGCGCGGGCCGCATCTCGCCGGTGCCGGCCGGGGCGTGGGACTTCCACGTGGGCGACATCCGGATGCTGGACCTCTGGTTCCACCGTCGTACGACCGCGGACGATCTGCCCGACTGGCCGCAGGAGTGGACGTCGGAGCTCCTGGAGCTGATCACCGTGCTGACCCTGCTCTCCGAACTGAACGCTTCCCGGCCCGAGTTGACGGGTCCGCAGCTGTCGCGAGCCGACCTGAGGGCGGCGGGAGTGCTGCCGGTGCCACCGGCAGCCCGCCGCCCCGCATCGGTCCTCGATCACCACGAGGAAGGCCCCGAGGGGCAGTTCGCCCTGCTGTGA
- a CDS encoding amidohydrolase — MCDLHDQHEHGTTAAAGGPTLSRRKIMQLLGAAGVATAVMTAEADPAMAAAADDATSDASGYQAPTGLAEDSPAKQSALGWIDSNSSRILGLNDEIWENAELSLREWNSSLAEAAFLEKAGFHVEFGTAGFPTAFTATYTYGSGGPVLGFSGEYDALPGLSQRKGVGHHDPLEYIHDPFAPGYGPGHGCGHSALGTAAAAAASAVAQAARRHRLPVTVKFFGSTAEEALIGKTYAVSKGVYKGLDAFLDWHPSTANATGWGSTTAMTAVTFTFLGVAGHGGTPLGNKSALDAAVMTATMSEFLREENLAPSGRLHWVINNGGDIPNVTPEIAEISYYVREGSPARVQVLLDKVIAVAGAAATASQTTVRHRITSACWNQLPSRSFSELLYENMRQIGPPDFTDEAHALAKALQESLGLPQQGMHNKVGELAPPNPAFLGGGSTDVADISWNVPTVSMGAALAPIGTKMHTWSTAACAAAAPGRAAVLAAAKYLAATAVDLITQPERLAELKAEFAERTKGVQWRTALPEGYEPPMYEPPAWFLKKTGQKWPPKNITWPPQRIVSQEKLSSLGPDLAPQT; from the coding sequence GTGTGCGATCTGCACGATCAGCATGAGCACGGAACCACGGCAGCGGCAGGCGGCCCGACCCTCAGCCGCCGGAAGATCATGCAACTCCTGGGCGCGGCAGGGGTGGCCACCGCCGTGATGACCGCGGAGGCGGACCCCGCGATGGCGGCCGCCGCCGACGACGCGACGTCCGACGCGAGCGGCTATCAGGCACCGACAGGTCTGGCCGAGGACAGTCCGGCCAAACAGTCCGCGCTCGGCTGGATCGACTCCAACTCCTCGCGCATCCTCGGCCTCAACGACGAGATCTGGGAGAACGCCGAACTCAGCCTGCGCGAGTGGAACTCCTCCCTCGCCGAGGCCGCCTTCCTGGAGAAGGCGGGCTTCCACGTGGAGTTCGGCACCGCCGGATTCCCGACCGCCTTCACCGCGACGTACACCTACGGCAGCGGCGGCCCGGTCCTCGGCTTCAGCGGCGAGTACGACGCCCTGCCCGGCCTCTCCCAGCGCAAGGGCGTCGGCCACCACGACCCCCTCGAATACATTCACGACCCCTTCGCGCCTGGCTACGGACCCGGCCACGGCTGCGGCCACAGCGCCCTCGGTACGGCGGCCGCCGCAGCCGCCTCCGCCGTCGCCCAGGCGGCCCGCCGCCACCGGCTCCCGGTCACGGTGAAGTTCTTCGGCTCCACCGCGGAGGAGGCGCTGATCGGCAAGACGTACGCGGTGAGCAAGGGCGTCTACAAGGGCCTGGACGCCTTCCTGGACTGGCACCCCTCCACCGCCAACGCCACGGGCTGGGGCTCCACCACGGCGATGACCGCGGTGACGTTCACCTTCCTGGGGGTCGCGGGCCACGGCGGCACCCCGCTCGGCAACAAGAGCGCACTGGACGCGGCCGTGATGACGGCGACCATGTCGGAGTTCCTGCGCGAGGAGAACCTCGCCCCCTCGGGACGCCTCCACTGGGTGATCAACAACGGTGGCGACATCCCCAACGTCACCCCGGAGATCGCCGAGATCTCGTACTACGTACGCGAAGGCAGCCCGGCCCGCGTCCAGGTCCTGCTCGACAAGGTGATCGCCGTGGCCGGGGCGGCGGCCACGGCCAGCCAGACCACCGTCCGTCACCGGATCACGTCGGCCTGCTGGAACCAGCTGCCGTCGCGCTCGTTCTCCGAGCTGCTGTACGAGAACATGCGGCAGATCGGGCCGCCCGACTTCACCGACGAGGCCCACGCCCTCGCCAAGGCCCTCCAGGAGTCGCTCGGCCTGCCGCAGCAGGGCATGCACAACAAGGTCGGCGAGCTCGCTCCGCCCAACCCGGCGTTCCTGGGCGGCGGTTCGACCGATGTCGCCGACATCTCCTGGAACGTGCCGACCGTTTCGATGGGCGCAGCCCTTGCCCCCATCGGCACCAAGATGCACACCTGGTCCACCGCCGCCTGCGCGGCGGCCGCCCCCGGCCGGGCCGCCGTGCTCGCCGCGGCGAAGTACCTGGCCGCGACCGCGGTCGATCTGATCACCCAGCCGGAGCGACTGGCCGAGCTGAAGGCGGAGTTCGCCGAACGCACGAAGGGAGTGCAGTGGCGGACGGCGCTGCCCGAGGGCTATGAGCCGCCGATGTACGAGCCGCCCGCCTGGTTCCTGAAGAAGACCGGGCAGAAGTGGCCGCCCAAGAACATCACCTGGCCGCCGCAGCGGATCGTCTCGCAGGAGAAGCTCTCCTCGCTCGGTCCGGATCTCGCGCCGCAGACATAG
- a CDS encoding CaiB/BaiF CoA transferase family protein produces MSIQPLPLAGITVVAVEQAVSAPFATRQLGDLGARVIKIERPDGGDFARGYDTAAGGLASHFVWCNRGKESVALDLKDPRGLEIARQLVAGADVFVQNLAQGAAARLGLDAATLCALHPRLVAVDISGYGAGGPYADKRAYDMLVQCEAGLVSVTGTPGQPVKAGIPAADISAAMYAFSGVLAALLRRATTGLGGPVEISMLECLAEWMGHPLHHGMHGGEAPARTGVAHAVIAPYNAYGTADGGQVLLSVQNDREWRRLAEQILEQPELAADPDFATNAARTAHRERTDAVVAAALAPLNAGEAVKRLEGAGIACARLNTVADVAAHPQLAARDRWREVETAVGPLRALLPPVNLPGGEDPSMGAVPTLGEHTDTLLSALGMTEGRRAALRRDGVIA; encoded by the coding sequence ATGAGCATTCAGCCGCTTCCCCTCGCAGGCATCACGGTCGTCGCCGTGGAGCAGGCCGTCTCGGCCCCCTTCGCCACGCGCCAACTTGGAGATCTCGGCGCACGCGTCATCAAGATCGAGCGCCCCGACGGCGGTGACTTCGCCCGCGGTTACGACACGGCCGCCGGCGGTCTCGCCTCGCATTTCGTCTGGTGCAACCGCGGCAAGGAGTCCGTCGCCCTCGATCTGAAGGACCCGCGCGGCCTGGAGATCGCACGTCAACTCGTCGCCGGGGCCGATGTGTTCGTGCAGAACCTCGCCCAGGGCGCGGCCGCCCGGCTCGGACTCGACGCGGCGACGCTCTGTGCGCTGCATCCGCGGCTGGTCGCCGTGGACATCTCCGGGTACGGGGCGGGCGGACCGTACGCCGACAAGCGCGCGTACGACATGCTCGTGCAGTGCGAGGCGGGCCTGGTCTCGGTGACCGGCACCCCCGGGCAGCCGGTGAAGGCGGGGATCCCCGCGGCCGACATCTCGGCGGCGATGTACGCCTTCTCGGGGGTGCTCGCGGCCCTGCTTCGGCGGGCGACGACCGGGCTCGGCGGGCCGGTGGAGATCTCGATGCTGGAGTGCCTCGCGGAGTGGATGGGACATCCGCTGCACCATGGGATGCATGGGGGTGAGGCACCGGCGCGCACGGGTGTGGCGCACGCCGTGATCGCGCCGTACAACGCCTACGGCACGGCGGACGGCGGGCAGGTGCTGCTCTCCGTACAGAACGACCGGGAGTGGCGGCGGCTTGCCGAACAGATCCTGGAGCAACCTGAGTTGGCGGCCGACCCCGACTTCGCCACGAACGCCGCACGGACGGCGCACCGGGAGCGGACCGACGCGGTCGTGGCGGCCGCGCTGGCCCCGCTGAACGCCGGGGAGGCGGTGAAGCGGCTGGAGGGGGCGGGCATCGCATGCGCCCGTCTCAACACCGTCGCGGACGTGGCCGCGCATCCCCAACTGGCCGCACGGGACCGGTGGCGGGAGGTGGAGACGGCCGTGGGGCCGCTGCGGGCCCTGCTGCCGCCGGTCAATCTGCCGGGCGGAGAGGACCCCTCGATGGGGGCGGTACCGACTCTGGGCGAGCACACCGACACGCTGCTGAGCGCCCTGGGAATGACAGAAGGGCGGAGAGCAGCGTTGCGCCGGGACGGTGTGATCGCCTGA